In Nocardioides dokdonensis FR1436, the following are encoded in one genomic region:
- the carB gene encoding carbamoyl-phosphate synthase large subunit, with product MPKREDIKSVMVIGSGPIVIGQACEFDYSGTQACRVLKDEGLRVILVNSNPATIMTDPEFADATYVEPITPEFVEKVIAKERPDALLATLGGQTALNAAMALDAAGVLEKYDVELIGASIEAIDRGENRQVFKKIVESLGGESARSVICHSMDDCLAAVDELGYPMVVRPSFTMGGTGSGMAYDENDLRRIAGAGLSASPTTEVLLEESILGWKEYELEVMRDTADNVVIVCSIENLDPMGVHTGDSITVAPAMTLTDREYQHMRDMAIGIIREVGVDTGGCNIQYAVNPRDGRLVVIEMNPRVSRSSALASKATGYPIAKIAAKVAIGYTLDEIPNDITVRADGSSTPAAFEPTLDYVVVKVPRFAFEKFPGADPTLTTHMKSVGEAMSIGRNFTEALQKALRSLESKDAVFDWEKDEVTLDKAALLEAISTPHDGRLRKVMDAIRAGASPEEVFDATGIDPWFVDQLALINEIAVEVTAAPELTPTLLRRAKRHGFSDHQIGKIRGMSADVVRGVRHALGIRPVFKTVDTCAAEFAAATPYHYSTYDEESEVLPREKGAVIILGSGPNRIGQGIEFDYSCVHASLALSEVGYETVMVNCNPETVSTDYDTSDRLYFEPLTLEDVLEVVHAEMAAGPVIGVICQLGGQTPLGLAQGLARNGVPIVGTSPDAIDLAEERGAFGRVLAQAGLVAPKHGTATSYVEAQRIAAEIGYPVLVRPSYVLGGRGMEIVYDDEALEAYLEKYVAAGLISHEAPVLVDRFLDDAVEIDVDAIFDGEELFLGGVMEHIEEAGIHSGDSSCALPPITLGELEIGRIREATEAIARGVGVLGLINIQFALGSDILYVLEANPRASRTVPFVSKATATPLAKAAARVMLGESIADLRTAGLLPATGDGGSLPADQPIAVKEAVMPFNRFRTPDGAQVDTVLGPEMKSTGEVMGFDRDFGTAFAKGQAAAFGPLPTSGKVFVSMANRDKRSMIFPVKVLADMGFEILATQGTAEVLRRNGVAAAVVRKHYEGEGSEGERTAVQLIHDGEIQLIVNTPYGAGGGGHARLDGYEIRTAAVMANVPCLTTVQGLGAAVQGIEAMRRGDIEVRSLQDWAAQRQIQRQIQE from the coding sequence ATGCCCAAGCGCGAGGACATCAAGAGCGTGATGGTCATCGGGTCCGGCCCGATCGTCATCGGCCAGGCCTGCGAGTTCGACTACTCAGGCACCCAGGCGTGCCGGGTGCTCAAGGACGAGGGTCTGCGGGTCATCCTGGTCAACTCCAACCCGGCCACGATCATGACCGACCCGGAGTTCGCCGACGCCACCTACGTCGAGCCGATCACCCCGGAGTTCGTCGAGAAGGTGATCGCCAAGGAGCGCCCCGACGCGCTGCTGGCCACCCTCGGCGGCCAGACCGCGCTCAACGCCGCCATGGCGCTGGACGCGGCCGGCGTGCTGGAGAAGTACGACGTCGAGCTGATCGGTGCCTCCATCGAGGCCATCGACCGCGGCGAGAACCGGCAGGTCTTCAAGAAGATCGTCGAGAGCCTCGGCGGCGAGTCCGCCCGCTCGGTGATCTGCCACTCCATGGACGACTGCCTGGCCGCCGTCGACGAGCTCGGCTACCCGATGGTGGTGCGGCCCTCGTTCACGATGGGCGGCACGGGGTCGGGCATGGCCTACGACGAGAACGACCTGCGCCGCATCGCCGGCGCCGGCCTGTCGGCCAGCCCCACCACGGAGGTGCTCCTCGAGGAGTCGATCCTGGGCTGGAAGGAGTACGAGCTCGAGGTGATGCGCGACACCGCCGACAACGTGGTGATCGTCTGCTCCATCGAGAACCTCGACCCGATGGGCGTGCACACCGGCGACTCCATCACGGTCGCGCCGGCGATGACGCTGACCGACCGCGAGTACCAGCACATGCGTGACATGGCGATCGGGATCATCCGCGAGGTCGGGGTCGACACCGGCGGCTGCAACATCCAGTACGCCGTGAACCCCCGCGACGGGCGCCTGGTCGTCATCGAGATGAACCCGCGGGTCAGCCGCTCCAGCGCGCTGGCCTCGAAGGCGACCGGCTACCCGATCGCCAAGATCGCCGCCAAGGTGGCCATCGGCTACACCCTCGACGAGATCCCCAACGACATCACCGTCCGGGCCGACGGCTCGAGCACCCCCGCTGCCTTCGAGCCCACGCTCGACTACGTCGTGGTCAAGGTGCCGCGCTTCGCCTTCGAGAAGTTCCCCGGCGCCGACCCGACGCTGACCACCCACATGAAGTCGGTGGGCGAGGCGATGTCGATCGGGCGCAACTTCACCGAGGCGCTGCAGAAGGCGCTGCGCAGCCTGGAGTCCAAGGACGCCGTCTTCGACTGGGAGAAGGACGAGGTCACCCTCGACAAGGCGGCGCTGCTCGAGGCGATCAGCACCCCGCACGACGGCCGCCTGCGCAAGGTGATGGACGCGATCCGGGCCGGCGCGAGCCCCGAGGAGGTCTTCGACGCCACCGGGATCGACCCGTGGTTCGTCGACCAGCTCGCCCTGATCAACGAGATCGCCGTCGAGGTCACCGCGGCACCCGAACTCACCCCGACGCTGCTGCGCAGGGCCAAGCGGCACGGGTTCTCCGACCACCAGATCGGCAAGATCCGGGGGATGAGCGCCGACGTGGTCCGCGGCGTGCGCCACGCCCTGGGCATCCGCCCGGTGTTCAAGACCGTCGACACCTGCGCCGCCGAGTTCGCGGCGGCCACGCCCTACCACTACTCGACCTACGACGAGGAGAGCGAGGTGCTGCCGCGCGAGAAGGGCGCGGTGATCATCCTCGGCTCCGGGCCGAACCGGATCGGACAGGGCATCGAGTTCGACTACTCCTGCGTGCACGCCTCCCTGGCGCTCAGCGAGGTCGGCTACGAGACCGTGATGGTCAACTGCAACCCCGAGACCGTCTCCACCGACTACGACACCTCCGACCGGCTCTACTTCGAGCCGCTGACCCTCGAGGACGTGCTCGAGGTCGTGCACGCCGAGATGGCCGCCGGCCCGGTGATCGGGGTCATCTGCCAGCTCGGCGGGCAGACCCCGCTCGGGCTGGCCCAGGGCCTGGCCCGCAACGGCGTGCCGATCGTGGGCACCAGCCCCGACGCCATCGACCTGGCCGAGGAGCGCGGCGCCTTCGGGCGGGTCCTGGCCCAGGCCGGCCTGGTCGCGCCCAAGCACGGCACCGCGACGTCGTACGTCGAGGCCCAGCGCATCGCCGCCGAGATCGGCTACCCGGTCCTCGTGCGGCCCTCCTACGTGCTCGGTGGGCGCGGCATGGAGATCGTGTACGACGACGAGGCCCTCGAGGCCTACCTCGAGAAGTACGTCGCCGCGGGACTCATCAGCCACGAGGCGCCGGTGCTGGTCGACCGGTTCCTCGACGACGCCGTCGAGATCGACGTCGACGCCATCTTCGACGGCGAGGAGCTCTTCCTCGGCGGCGTGATGGAGCACATCGAGGAGGCCGGCATCCACTCCGGCGACTCCTCCTGCGCGCTGCCGCCGATCACCCTCGGGGAGCTCGAGATCGGCCGCATCCGCGAGGCCACCGAGGCGATCGCCCGGGGTGTCGGCGTGCTCGGGCTGATCAACATCCAGTTCGCGCTCGGCTCGGACATCCTCTACGTCCTCGAGGCCAACCCGCGGGCCAGCCGCACGGTGCCGTTCGTCTCCAAGGCCACCGCCACCCCGCTCGCCAAGGCCGCGGCCCGGGTGATGCTGGGCGAGTCGATCGCCGACCTGCGCACCGCCGGCCTGCTGCCCGCCACCGGTGACGGCGGCTCGCTGCCGGCCGACCAGCCGATCGCGGTCAAGGAGGCGGTCATGCCGTTCAACCGGTTCCGGACCCCCGACGGCGCGCAGGTCGACACCGTCCTGGGCCCCGAGATGAAGTCCACCGGCGAGGTGATGGGCTTCGACCGCGACTTCGGCACCGCCTTCGCCAAGGGCCAGGCCGCCGCGTTCGGGCCGCTGCCCACGTCCGGCAAGGTGTTCGTGTCGATGGCCAACCGCGACAAGCGCTCGATGATCTTCCCGGTCAAGGTGCTCGCCGACATGGGCTTCGAGATCCTGGCCACCCAGGGGACCGCCGAGGTGCTGCGCCGCAACGGCGTGGCCGCCGCGGTGGTGCGCAAGCACTACGAGGGCGAGGGGTCGGAGGGGGAGCGGACCGCGGTCCAGCTCATCCACGACGGCGAGATCCAGCTGATCGTCAACACGCCGTACGGCGCCGGTGGTGGCGGGCACGCCCGCCTCGACGGCTACGAGATCCGGACCGCGGCGGTGATGGCCAACGTGCCGTGCCTGACCACGGTGCAGGGCCTGGGCGCGGCGGTGCAGGGCATCGAGGCGATGCGCCGCGGCGACATCGAGGTCCGCTCGCTCCAGGACTGGGCCGCCCAACGGCAGATCCAGCGGCAGATCCAGGAATGA
- a CDS encoding quinone-dependent dihydroorotate dehydrogenase, producing the protein MSPGVRPYRLLFDRVATRMDAERAHHLGFRAVRAGSKVLRHLATPGRPVRALGTTFPNVLGVAAGFDKNAVGIDALGTLGFGHVEIGTVTGLAQPGNPTPRLFRLPEDRAVLNRMGFNNDGAEVVAARLAARARRRGQQEQLRPGPVLGVNIGKSKIVPEDDQAAVEADYERSARLLSPYADYLVVNVSSPNTPGLRSLQAVERLEPLLAHVRRTADAATGGRRVPLLVKIAPDLADSDVDAIADLAVAGHRDGVLDGLIATNTTISRAGLRTPAAEVEALGAGGLSGRPLTARSTEVLRRLRERVGPELTLIGVGGISSVDDARDRLAAGADLLQVYSAFIYEGPAWPRRLVRGAQA; encoded by the coding sequence ATGAGCCCAGGAGTGAGGCCCTACCGGCTGCTCTTCGACCGGGTCGCGACCCGGATGGACGCCGAGCGCGCCCACCACCTCGGCTTCCGGGCCGTGCGGGCCGGGTCGAAGGTGCTCCGGCACCTGGCGACGCCGGGTCGACCGGTCCGGGCGCTGGGCACCACCTTCCCCAACGTGCTGGGCGTGGCGGCCGGCTTCGACAAGAACGCCGTGGGCATCGACGCGCTGGGGACGCTGGGGTTCGGGCACGTCGAGATCGGCACGGTGACCGGGCTGGCGCAGCCGGGCAACCCGACACCACGGCTCTTCCGCCTGCCCGAGGACCGGGCGGTGCTGAACCGGATGGGCTTCAACAACGACGGTGCCGAGGTGGTGGCCGCGCGGCTCGCTGCTCGCGCCCGTCGCCGCGGGCAGCAGGAGCAGCTGCGGCCCGGCCCGGTCCTCGGGGTCAACATCGGCAAGTCGAAGATCGTGCCCGAGGACGACCAGGCCGCGGTCGAGGCCGACTACGAGCGCAGCGCGCGCCTGCTCTCGCCCTACGCCGACTACCTCGTGGTCAACGTGTCCTCGCCCAACACCCCGGGGCTGCGCTCCCTGCAGGCCGTCGAGCGGCTCGAGCCGCTGCTGGCCCACGTGCGGCGCACCGCCGACGCGGCGACCGGCGGGCGCCGGGTGCCGCTGCTGGTCAAGATCGCCCCCGACCTCGCCGACAGCGACGTCGACGCCATCGCCGACCTGGCCGTCGCCGGGCACCGCGACGGGGTGCTCGACGGGCTGATCGCCACGAACACCACCATCTCGCGTGCCGGGCTGCGCACCCCGGCGGCCGAGGTCGAGGCGCTGGGTGCCGGCGGGCTCTCGGGACGTCCGTTGACCGCGCGCTCCACCGAGGTCCTGCGCCGCCTGCGCGAGCGGGTCGGCCCCGAGCTGACCCTGATCGGTGTGGGTGGCATCAGCAGCGTCGACGACGCCCGCGACCGGCTCGCTGCCGGGGCCGACCTGCTGCAGGTCTACTCGGCGTTCATCTACGAGGGCCCCGCCTGGCCGCGGCGCCTGGTGCGGGGTGCGCAAGCGTGA
- a CDS encoding nitronate monooxygenase, with protein sequence MTELAGLRLASPVVVAAGCGGTGRELAAYGALAELGAFTTRSITLEPRSGGPLPRFVETPAGFVHATGLPNPGIDGFLATELPWLLQQRTRVVVSVAARSLGDLVELARRLGSAPGVSAVELNLAPPEGDDLLVSREPFQVGAAVAAVHRELPRGVPVLAKLRPDVLRVVEAARSAVEAGAEAVVVGQSLPAAMPDGRDAGLSGPAVGPLALRCLTEVVAALQVPVVACGGVATAEDVRVRLAAGAAAVQVGSALLHDPTTAARLVAALASHEGERR encoded by the coding sequence ATGACCGAGCTCGCCGGGCTGCGCCTGGCCTCGCCGGTGGTCGTCGCCGCCGGGTGCGGGGGCACCGGCCGCGAGCTCGCGGCGTACGGCGCACTCGCGGAGCTGGGCGCCTTCACCACCCGCAGCATCACCCTCGAGCCGCGCAGCGGCGGCCCCCTGCCCCGGTTCGTGGAGACGCCCGCCGGCTTCGTGCACGCCACCGGGCTGCCGAACCCCGGCATCGACGGCTTCCTGGCCACCGAGCTTCCGTGGCTGCTCCAGCAGCGCACCCGCGTCGTGGTCTCGGTCGCCGCACGCAGCCTCGGCGACCTCGTGGAGCTGGCCCGGCGCCTGGGCAGCGCGCCCGGCGTGAGCGCCGTCGAGCTCAACCTCGCCCCGCCCGAGGGCGACGACCTGCTGGTCTCGCGCGAGCCGTTCCAGGTCGGTGCCGCCGTCGCCGCGGTGCACCGGGAGCTGCCCCGCGGGGTGCCGGTCCTCGCCAAGCTGCGACCCGACGTCCTGCGCGTCGTCGAGGCCGCCCGCAGCGCTGTCGAGGCGGGTGCCGAGGCGGTGGTCGTGGGCCAGTCGCTGCCGGCTGCGATGCCCGACGGGCGCGACGCCGGCCTCAGCGGCCCCGCGGTGGGCCCGCTGGCCCTGCGTTGCCTCACCGAGGTCGTGGCCGCCCTGCAGGTGCCCGTCGTGGCCTGCGGGGGAGTGGCCACCGCCGAGGACGTGCGGGTCCGGCTCGCCGCCGGGGCCGCGGCCGTCCAGGTCGGCTCCGCACTGCTGCACGACCCCACCACCGCCGCGCGGCTGGTCGCCGCCCTGGCCAGCCACGAGGGAGAACGCCGATGA
- the pyrF gene encoding orotidine-5'-phosphate decarboxylase encodes MTPFGTRLHAAMAERGRLCVGVDPHAALLREWGLDDDVAGLERFALTTVEALAPICAVLKPQSAFFERFGSRGVAVLERVVLEARAAGALVLLDIKRGDIGSTSQAYADAYLDPASPLACDAVTLSPYLGLGSLDPFVETARRHGAGVFLLALTSNKEGAEVQHAVGADGLRVADRVLAHLSALNEGAEPLGSFGAVVGATISAPVTGPAFDLDFGGPVLAPGFGAQGGTVADLQRIFGSSSAHVLASSSRDVLRLGPDPVAMAEAVHGLHDQLAVLA; translated from the coding sequence ATGACCCCCTTCGGAACCCGTCTGCACGCCGCGATGGCCGAGCGTGGCCGACTGTGCGTGGGCGTCGACCCGCACGCCGCGCTGCTGCGCGAGTGGGGTCTCGACGACGACGTCGCCGGCCTCGAGCGGTTCGCGCTCACGACGGTCGAGGCGCTCGCCCCGATCTGTGCGGTCCTGAAGCCGCAGTCGGCGTTCTTCGAGCGCTTCGGCAGCCGGGGGGTGGCCGTCCTGGAGCGGGTGGTGCTCGAGGCGCGGGCGGCCGGCGCGCTGGTGCTGCTCGACATCAAGCGCGGCGACATCGGCTCCACGTCGCAGGCGTACGCCGACGCCTACCTCGACCCGGCCTCGCCGCTGGCCTGCGACGCGGTGACCCTGAGCCCCTACCTCGGTCTCGGCTCCCTGGACCCCTTCGTCGAGACCGCCCGCCGCCACGGCGCGGGCGTCTTCCTGCTCGCGCTGACCTCCAACAAGGAGGGCGCCGAGGTGCAGCACGCCGTCGGCGCCGACGGGCTCCGGGTGGCCGACCGGGTGCTGGCGCACCTGAGCGCGCTCAACGAGGGGGCCGAGCCGCTGGGCTCCTTCGGAGCCGTCGTGGGCGCCACCATCAGCGCCCCGGTGACCGGCCCGGCCTTCGACCTGGACTTCGGCGGGCCGGTGCTGGCTCCCGGCTTCGGCGCCCAGGGCGGCACCGTGGCCGACCTGCAGCGGATCTTCGGCTCCTCCTCGGCCCACGTGCTCGCCAGCTCCTCGCGCGACGTGCTGCGCCTGGGCCCCGACCCGGTGGCGATGGCCGAGGCGGTGCACGGCCTGCACGACCAGCTGGCGGTCCTGGCATGA
- the mihF gene encoding integration host factor, actinobacterial type, with product MALPPLTPEQRQAALEKAAASRRERAEVKNRLKNSGASIVDVLAEGQTNEVIAKMRVVDLLQSMPGLGKVRAKQMMERLGIAESRRVRGLGTKQVAALQKEFSSREAR from the coding sequence GTGGCACTTCCTCCGCTGACACCCGAACAACGACAGGCGGCGCTCGAGAAGGCGGCGGCCTCCCGTAGGGAGCGGGCCGAGGTCAAGAACCGGCTCAAGAACTCCGGCGCCTCCATCGTCGACGTGCTGGCCGAGGGCCAGACCAACGAGGTGATCGCGAAGATGCGGGTGGTCGACCTGCTGCAGTCGATGCCGGGGCTCGGCAAGGTGCGCGCCAAGCAGATGATGGAGCGTCTCGGCATCGCCGAGAGCCGCCGGGTCCGCGGGCTGGGCACCAAGCAGGTCGCCGCCCTCCAGAAGGAGTTCAGCTCCCGAGAGGCACGTTGA
- the rpoZ gene encoding DNA-directed RNA polymerase subunit omega, whose product MSAPNIEAVGVTNPSIDDLLTKTDSKYKLVLYSAKRARQINAYYSQLGEGLLEYVGPLVETHVQEKPLSIALREINEDLLTCVDIDPAELAAEEAAAKAAAADGASFSQGE is encoded by the coding sequence TTGTCTGCCCCGAACATCGAAGCCGTGGGGGTCACCAACCCCTCGATCGACGACCTGCTGACGAAGACCGACAGCAAGTACAAGCTGGTCCTCTACAGCGCCAAGCGTGCCCGTCAGATCAACGCCTACTACTCCCAGCTCGGTGAGGGCCTGCTCGAGTACGTCGGCCCGCTCGTCGAGACCCACGTCCAGGAGAAGCCCCTCTCGATCGCGCTGCGCGAGATCAACGAGGACCTCCTGACCTGTGTCGACATCGACCCTGCCGAGCTCGCCGCCGAGGAGGCCGCCGCCAAGGCCGCCGCCGCCGACGGTGCCTCGTTCAGCCAGGGCGAGTGA
- the coaBC gene encoding bifunctional phosphopantothenoylcysteine decarboxylase/phosphopantothenate--cysteine ligase CoaBC, which yields MLGVSGGIAAYKACELLRRLSESGHDVTVVPTAAALRFVGAPTWAALSGKPVSDEVWSDVHEVPHVRIGQEADLVVVAPATADLMAKAAHGLADDLLTNTLLTARCPVVLAPAMHTEMWEHPATRANVATLRERGVLVLEPAEGRLTGADTGKGRLPEPAEIFEVCRDVLAGAGRRDLTGRHVLVSAGGTREPLDPVRFLGNRSSGRQGYALARAALARGAEVTLVAANSSLADPAGVKVVHVETTAELRAGVVEAAAGADAVVMAAAPADFRPVDVSSAKLKKREDGTAAPVALVQNPDILREVAHERARPGQVVVGFAAETGDADGSVLDHARAKLARKGCDLLVVNDVSGGAVFGSEDNQAVILGADGAAVDVPLGPKSALAHAIWDQVTLRMRD from the coding sequence GTGCTGGGCGTCTCGGGCGGGATTGCGGCGTACAAGGCCTGCGAGCTGCTGCGCCGCCTGAGCGAGTCGGGCCACGACGTCACCGTCGTGCCGACCGCCGCCGCGCTGCGCTTCGTGGGCGCACCCACCTGGGCCGCCCTGTCCGGCAAACCGGTCAGCGACGAGGTCTGGTCCGACGTGCACGAGGTCCCGCACGTGCGGATCGGCCAGGAGGCCGACCTCGTCGTCGTCGCCCCGGCCACCGCCGACCTGATGGCCAAGGCCGCCCACGGGCTCGCCGACGACCTGCTCACCAACACCCTGCTCACCGCGCGCTGCCCGGTGGTGCTGGCCCCGGCCATGCACACCGAGATGTGGGAGCACCCCGCCACCCGCGCCAACGTCGCCACCCTGCGCGAGCGGGGCGTGCTCGTCCTCGAGCCAGCCGAGGGCCGTCTGACCGGTGCCGACACCGGGAAGGGCCGCCTGCCCGAGCCCGCCGAGATCTTCGAGGTCTGTCGCGACGTGCTCGCCGGCGCCGGACGGCGCGACCTGACCGGTCGCCACGTGCTGGTCTCGGCCGGCGGCACCCGCGAGCCCCTCGACCCGGTGCGCTTCCTCGGCAACCGGTCCTCGGGCCGCCAGGGCTACGCGCTGGCCCGCGCCGCGCTCGCCCGGGGCGCCGAGGTCACCCTGGTGGCCGCGAACTCGTCGCTGGCCGACCCCGCCGGGGTCAAGGTCGTGCACGTCGAGACCACCGCCGAGCTGCGCGCGGGCGTCGTCGAGGCCGCCGCCGGCGCGGACGCGGTCGTGATGGCCGCCGCCCCCGCCGACTTCCGCCCCGTCGACGTCAGCAGCGCCAAGCTCAAGAAGCGCGAGGACGGCACCGCCGCCCCCGTCGCGCTGGTGCAGAACCCCGACATCCTCCGCGAGGTCGCCCACGAGCGCGCCCGGCCCGGCCAGGTCGTGGTGGGCTTCGCCGCCGAGACCGGGGACGCCGACGGCAGCGTGCTGGACCATGCCCGCGCCAAGCTCGCCCGCAAGGGCTGCGACCTGCTGGTGGTCAACGACGTCAGCGGTGGCGCCGTCTTCGGCAGCGAGGACAACCAGGCCGTCATCCTCGGCGCCGACGGTGCCGCGGTCGACGTACCGTTGGGGCCCAAGAGCGCGCTGGCGCACGCGATCTGGGACCAGGTCACCCTCCGGATGAGGGACTGA
- the metK gene encoding methionine adenosyltransferase has protein sequence MSGRLFTSESVTEGHPDKIADQISDAVLDEMLRQDPHSRVAVETLLTTGLVVVAGEVSTTGYVDIKSIVRQRILEIGYDHSEKGFDGASCGVMVAIGGQSGDIAQGVDTGYESRLESSVDAMDKQGAGDQGLMFGYACDDTPELMPLPIKIAQVLSERLSEVRKDGTLAYLRPDGKTQVTVEYDEDNRPVRIDTVVLSTQHAEDVDLETMLQPDIKKHVIDPVLAGFDIPSEGYRLLVNPTGRFVVGGPMGDAGLTGRKIIVDTYGGMARHGGGAFSGKDPSKVDRSAAYAMRWVAKNVVAAGLARRCEVQVAYAIGKAQPVGVFVETFGTGTVSDDRIQAAVLEVFDLRPAAIIDALDLLRPIYAQTAAYGHFGRELPDFTWERTDRAEQLKAAVGA, from the coding sequence ATGTCCGGACGCCTGTTCACCTCCGAGTCTGTGACCGAAGGTCACCCCGACAAGATCGCTGACCAGATCAGCGACGCCGTGCTCGACGAGATGCTGCGCCAGGACCCGCACAGCCGGGTCGCCGTCGAGACGCTGCTGACCACCGGCCTCGTCGTCGTGGCGGGCGAGGTCTCCACCACCGGCTACGTCGACATCAAGTCGATCGTGCGCCAGCGGATCCTGGAGATCGGCTACGACCACTCCGAGAAGGGCTTCGACGGCGCCTCCTGCGGCGTGATGGTCGCCATCGGCGGCCAGTCCGGCGACATCGCCCAGGGTGTCGACACCGGCTACGAGTCGCGCCTGGAGTCCTCGGTCGACGCCATGGACAAGCAGGGCGCCGGCGACCAGGGCCTGATGTTCGGCTACGCCTGCGACGACACCCCCGAGCTGATGCCGCTGCCGATCAAGATCGCCCAGGTGCTCTCCGAGCGGCTCTCCGAGGTCCGCAAGGACGGCACGCTGGCCTACCTGCGTCCGGACGGCAAGACCCAGGTCACCGTCGAGTACGACGAGGACAACCGCCCGGTGCGCATCGACACCGTCGTGCTGTCCACGCAGCACGCCGAGGACGTCGACCTCGAGACGATGCTGCAGCCCGACATCAAGAAGCACGTCATCGACCCGGTCTTGGCCGGCTTCGACATCCCCAGCGAGGGCTACCGCCTGCTGGTCAACCCGACCGGCCGGTTCGTGGTCGGCGGCCCGATGGGCGACGCCGGGCTGACCGGGCGCAAGATCATCGTCGACACCTACGGCGGGATGGCCCGCCACGGTGGCGGCGCGTTCTCCGGCAAGGACCCCTCGAAGGTCGACCGCTCCGCCGCGTACGCGATGCGCTGGGTGGCCAAGAACGTGGTCGCCGCCGGTCTGGCCCGACGCTGCGAGGTCCAGGTCGCCTACGCGATCGGCAAGGCCCAGCCGGTCGGGGTGTTCGTCGAGACCTTCGGCACCGGCACCGTCTCCGACGACCGGATCCAGGCCGCGGTGCTGGAGGTCTTCGACCTGCGCCCCGCCGCGATCATCGACGCCCTCGACCTGCTGCGCCCGATCTACGCCCAGACCGCCGCCTACGGCCACTTCGGTCGTGAGCTGCCCGACTTCACCTGGGAGCGCACCGACCGCGCCGAGCAGCTCAAGGCCGCCGTCGGCGCCTGA